In Aedes albopictus strain Foshan chromosome 3, AalbF5, whole genome shotgun sequence, the following are encoded in one genomic region:
- the LOC109415384 gene encoding uncharacterized protein LOC109415384 isoform X2, protein MDNLMKLLIVQFIVLIITLRSARSQAAGTDCNGRDYLCLDDRLFQICIDFGDGKTQTVDDEAQSCPRGTFCSNTGRFECDSFVPPSTAAPQVVTPEEVPKDVEVVPEPEVNEEAVVVTDPPVTEQPTESNSEASSVTNVPTTTAASSNDEPQPESSAAPEEVTTESAGEPTDAPEVSQPETTVSSAEPQPTVAPEEPEATSLPEVQPESSDAPQEEVSTTENNAPPAETTPNGQDESQPQSTYVSETEQVSTSAPETTAAPETTAVPETTAVPETTVVPESSAAPETTVVPETTASPETTGAPETSAAPETTVAAETSAVPEGTDAPEVTSDPETTVAAETSSAPETTVASETSAAPETTAAPEASAAPETSAAPETTVAAETTVASESSAVPETSVAPEASAAPETTSVPETSAVPETSAAPETTVASETSADPETTTASESSTDTETTAVPEATDAPETTSDSEVVTTPEDVPAPETTAASGTEVTEEGSETTVDAGASQSTSSPSEATTAEPEVTEGPAESSTPVPETTDDASNQETTPSAGSNPETSNPTVPEEQPPQETTVAPTEASPEPESSSAATETESTAGTTTVEPSSSSTTAASTTPLPFVCQQAGRFPDPEDCHKYHVCLWLPFGLYQLEQNCLLGMAYNPTLQRCTADQSPCFPGQFTCTAPGRFPDVEDNTKYFWCVWNVFGGYLQYHQDCPLGQVFDAYRRRCLTPPRPQLVSNEENDSSSDSDSNSSSDSGSVNAPVDSDDSTAVEEEKPKEKVKFECTEEGTFPDPNNCSRYIVCTLKKKDKFKQSKLKCPKGQQFDVALQLCTDDVDVLCG, encoded by the exons ATGGACAACCTAATGAAGCTCCTTATAGTGCAGTTTATCGTGCTG ATTATTACGCTGCGTTCGGCACGATCACAGGCCGCAGGAACGGATTGCAATGGCAGAGACTACCTCTGCTTAGACGACCGACTGTTTCAAATTTGCATCGACTTCGGTGACGGGAAGACCCAAACTGTGGACGACGAAGCGCAGAGTTGCCCGAGGGGAACGTTCTGTAGCAATACGGGTCGCTTCGAATGCGACTCATTTGTTCCGCCATCAACTGCTGCTCCACAGGTCGTAACTCCAGAGGAAGTTCCCAAGGATG TTGAGGTAGTACCAGAGCCAGAAGTGAACGAAGAAGCTGTTGTCGTGACTGATCCACCAGTCACTGAACAACCTACGGAAAGTAACAGCGAAGCATCGTCGGTGACAAACGTTCCAACTACCACTGCTGCCAGTTCAAATGATGAACCACAGCCAGAAAGTTCTGCAGCTCCAGAGGAAGTTACTACGGAATCAGCTGGTGAACCAACCGATGCTCCCGAGGTATCTCAACCGGAAACTACAGTGAGCTCAGCTGAGCCGCAACCCACTGTAGCACCTGAAGAACCAGAAGCTACGTCGTTGCCAGAGGTGCAACCAGAATCCTCAGACGCACCACAAGAGGAAGTGAGTACCACAGAAAACAATGCACCACCAGCTGAGACTACGCCTAATGGCCAAGATGAATCTCAACCACAAAGTACATATGTTAGTGAAACGGAGCAGGTAAGCACATCAGCCCCAGAAACTACGGCTGCTCCAGAGACTACTGCTGTTCCTGAGACTACTGCTGTTCCCGAGACTACTGTAGTTCCCGAAAGTTCTGCTGCTCCCGAGACTACTGTTGTTCCGGAAACGACAGCTTCACCGGAAACTACTGGTGCTCCTGAAACATCTGCCGCACCTGAAACTACTGTTGCTGCCGAAACCTCTGCTGTTCCGGAGGGCACTGATGCTCCCGAAGTAACTTCAGATCCCGAAACAACTGTTGCTGCCGAGACTTCTTCAGCCCCTGAGACTACTGTTGCTTCGGAGACCTCTGCTGCTCCGGAGACTACTGCCGCTCCTGAAGCCTCCGCTGCTCCAGAGACCTCGGCTGCTCCCGAGACCACGGTTGCTGCCGAGACTACTGTTGCATCGGAGAGCTCTGCTGTTCCGGAAACTTCTGTCGCTCCCGAAGCATCCGCTGCTCCAGAGACTACATCTGTACCCGAAACCTCTGCTGTTCCCGAGACCTCTGCTGCCCCAGAGACTACTGTTGCTTCAGAAACTTCAGCTGATCCTGAAACTACAACTGCATCGGAATCTTCTACTGATACTGAAACGACTGCTGTGCCTGAGGCAACTGATGCTCCTGAAACCACCTCTGATTCGGAAGTGGTCACTACACCGGAAGATGTACCAGCTCCAGAAACCACGGCTGCATCAGGTACTGAGGTAACTGAGGAAGGCTCAGAAACAACCGTTGATGCTGGGGCTTCTCAATCAACAAGTTCACCTTCAGAAGCAACTACCGCTGAGCCAGAAGTCACCGAAGGTCCGGCTGAGTCATCTACCCCAGTACCCGAAACTACTGATGATGCTTCCAACCAGGAAACAACCCCCTCAGCGGGCTCAAACCCGGAAACGTCAAACCCCACAGTACCAGAAGAACAACCTCCACAGGAAACCACCGTTGCTCCAACAGAAGCATCACCAGAACCTGAGTCAAGTTCTGCAGCGACCGAAACTGAATCCACCGCGGGTACCACAACTGTTGAACCCTCTTCCTCCAGCACCACTGCAGCTTCAACCACCCCGCTACCATTTGTCTGCCAACAGGCCGGTCGCTTCCCAGATCCTGAAGACTGCCACAAATACCACGTCTGCCTGTGGCTTCCTTTCGGTCTCTACCAGTTGGAACAAAACTGCCTTCTCGGCATGGCTTACAACCCAACTCTACAACGGTGCACCGCCGATCAGAGCCCATGCTTCCCAGGTCAGTTCACCTGTACGGCACCCGGACGCTTCCCCGATGTTGAAGATAATACCAAGTACTTCTGGTGCGTGTGGAACGTATTCGGCGGTTACCTCCAATACCACCAGGACTGCCCCCTCGGACAAGTGTTCGATGCCTACCGCAGACGATGTCTCACACCTCCACGACCCCAGCTGGTATCGAACGAAGAAAATGATTCCAGCTCTGATTCGGACTCCAACTCCAGCTCGGATTCTGGCTCTGTGAACGCCCCGGTAGACTCGGATGACTCAACTGCCGTTGAGGAAGAGAAGCCCAAGGAAAAGGTCAAGTTTGAGTGCACCGAAGAAGGAACCTTCCCGGATCCGAACAACTGCTCCCGGTATATCGTCTGTACGCTCAAGAAGAAGGACAAGTTCAAGCAGAGCAAGCTGAAGTGCCCGAAGGGACAGCAGTTCGATGTCGCCCTGCAGCTGTGCACGGACGATGTAGATGTACTGTGCGGTTAG
- the LOC109415384 gene encoding uncharacterized protein LOC109415384 isoform X1, producing the protein MDNLMKLLIVQFIVLIITLRSARSQAAGTDCNGRDYLCLDDRLFQICIDFGDGKTQTVDDEAQSCPRGTFCSNTGRFECDSFVPPSTAAPQVVTPEEVPKDEVEVVPEPEVNEEAVVVTDPPVTEQPTESNSEASSVTNVPTTTAASSNDEPQPESSAAPEEVTTESAGEPTDAPEVSQPETTVSSAEPQPTVAPEEPEATSLPEVQPESSDAPQEEVSTTENNAPPAETTPNGQDESQPQSTYVSETEQVSTSAPETTAAPETTAVPETTAVPETTVVPESSAAPETTVVPETTASPETTGAPETSAAPETTVAAETSAVPEGTDAPEVTSDPETTVAAETSSAPETTVASETSAAPETTAAPEASAAPETSAAPETTVAAETTVASESSAVPETSVAPEASAAPETTSVPETSAVPETSAAPETTVASETSADPETTTASESSTDTETTAVPEATDAPETTSDSEVVTTPEDVPAPETTAASGTEVTEEGSETTVDAGASQSTSSPSEATTAEPEVTEGPAESSTPVPETTDDASNQETTPSAGSNPETSNPTVPEEQPPQETTVAPTEASPEPESSSAATETESTAGTTTVEPSSSSTTAASTTPLPFVCQQAGRFPDPEDCHKYHVCLWLPFGLYQLEQNCLLGMAYNPTLQRCTADQSPCFPGQFTCTAPGRFPDVEDNTKYFWCVWNVFGGYLQYHQDCPLGQVFDAYRRRCLTPPRPQLVSNEENDSSSDSDSNSSSDSGSVNAPVDSDDSTAVEEEKPKEKVKFECTEEGTFPDPNNCSRYIVCTLKKKDKFKQSKLKCPKGQQFDVALQLCTDDVDVLCG; encoded by the exons ATGGACAACCTAATGAAGCTCCTTATAGTGCAGTTTATCGTGCTG ATTATTACGCTGCGTTCGGCACGATCACAGGCCGCAGGAACGGATTGCAATGGCAGAGACTACCTCTGCTTAGACGACCGACTGTTTCAAATTTGCATCGACTTCGGTGACGGGAAGACCCAAACTGTGGACGACGAAGCGCAGAGTTGCCCGAGGGGAACGTTCTGTAGCAATACGGGTCGCTTCGAATGCGACTCATTTGTTCCGCCATCAACTGCTGCTCCACAGGTCGTAACTCCAGAGGAAGTTCCCAAGGATG AAGTTGAGGTAGTACCAGAGCCAGAAGTGAACGAAGAAGCTGTTGTCGTGACTGATCCACCAGTCACTGAACAACCTACGGAAAGTAACAGCGAAGCATCGTCGGTGACAAACGTTCCAACTACCACTGCTGCCAGTTCAAATGATGAACCACAGCCAGAAAGTTCTGCAGCTCCAGAGGAAGTTACTACGGAATCAGCTGGTGAACCAACCGATGCTCCCGAGGTATCTCAACCGGAAACTACAGTGAGCTCAGCTGAGCCGCAACCCACTGTAGCACCTGAAGAACCAGAAGCTACGTCGTTGCCAGAGGTGCAACCAGAATCCTCAGACGCACCACAAGAGGAAGTGAGTACCACAGAAAACAATGCACCACCAGCTGAGACTACGCCTAATGGCCAAGATGAATCTCAACCACAAAGTACATATGTTAGTGAAACGGAGCAGGTAAGCACATCAGCCCCAGAAACTACGGCTGCTCCAGAGACTACTGCTGTTCCTGAGACTACTGCTGTTCCCGAGACTACTGTAGTTCCCGAAAGTTCTGCTGCTCCCGAGACTACTGTTGTTCCGGAAACGACAGCTTCACCGGAAACTACTGGTGCTCCTGAAACATCTGCCGCACCTGAAACTACTGTTGCTGCCGAAACCTCTGCTGTTCCGGAGGGCACTGATGCTCCCGAAGTAACTTCAGATCCCGAAACAACTGTTGCTGCCGAGACTTCTTCAGCCCCTGAGACTACTGTTGCTTCGGAGACCTCTGCTGCTCCGGAGACTACTGCCGCTCCTGAAGCCTCCGCTGCTCCAGAGACCTCGGCTGCTCCCGAGACCACGGTTGCTGCCGAGACTACTGTTGCATCGGAGAGCTCTGCTGTTCCGGAAACTTCTGTCGCTCCCGAAGCATCCGCTGCTCCAGAGACTACATCTGTACCCGAAACCTCTGCTGTTCCCGAGACCTCTGCTGCCCCAGAGACTACTGTTGCTTCAGAAACTTCAGCTGATCCTGAAACTACAACTGCATCGGAATCTTCTACTGATACTGAAACGACTGCTGTGCCTGAGGCAACTGATGCTCCTGAAACCACCTCTGATTCGGAAGTGGTCACTACACCGGAAGATGTACCAGCTCCAGAAACCACGGCTGCATCAGGTACTGAGGTAACTGAGGAAGGCTCAGAAACAACCGTTGATGCTGGGGCTTCTCAATCAACAAGTTCACCTTCAGAAGCAACTACCGCTGAGCCAGAAGTCACCGAAGGTCCGGCTGAGTCATCTACCCCAGTACCCGAAACTACTGATGATGCTTCCAACCAGGAAACAACCCCCTCAGCGGGCTCAAACCCGGAAACGTCAAACCCCACAGTACCAGAAGAACAACCTCCACAGGAAACCACCGTTGCTCCAACAGAAGCATCACCAGAACCTGAGTCAAGTTCTGCAGCGACCGAAACTGAATCCACCGCGGGTACCACAACTGTTGAACCCTCTTCCTCCAGCACCACTGCAGCTTCAACCACCCCGCTACCATTTGTCTGCCAACAGGCCGGTCGCTTCCCAGATCCTGAAGACTGCCACAAATACCACGTCTGCCTGTGGCTTCCTTTCGGTCTCTACCAGTTGGAACAAAACTGCCTTCTCGGCATGGCTTACAACCCAACTCTACAACGGTGCACCGCCGATCAGAGCCCATGCTTCCCAGGTCAGTTCACCTGTACGGCACCCGGACGCTTCCCCGATGTTGAAGATAATACCAAGTACTTCTGGTGCGTGTGGAACGTATTCGGCGGTTACCTCCAATACCACCAGGACTGCCCCCTCGGACAAGTGTTCGATGCCTACCGCAGACGATGTCTCACACCTCCACGACCCCAGCTGGTATCGAACGAAGAAAATGATTCCAGCTCTGATTCGGACTCCAACTCCAGCTCGGATTCTGGCTCTGTGAACGCCCCGGTAGACTCGGATGACTCAACTGCCGTTGAGGAAGAGAAGCCCAAGGAAAAGGTCAAGTTTGAGTGCACCGAAGAAGGAACCTTCCCGGATCCGAACAACTGCTCCCGGTATATCGTCTGTACGCTCAAGAAGAAGGACAAGTTCAAGCAGAGCAAGCTGAAGTGCCCGAAGGGACAGCAGTTCGATGTCGCCCTGCAGCTGTGCACGGACGATGTAGATGTACTGTGCGGTTAG